The Chitinophaga sp. H8 genome contains a region encoding:
- a CDS encoding DUF4133 domain-containing protein, which translates to MANSIYSVNKGINLSIEFRGLKAQYIWYLAAGMLAIMILFAIMYVCGLNTYICLAIAGGSGTGLTAKVYKLSNTYGEFGLAKKWARKQIPTCIRAAYSRNLFMGNLNVSYGKSDGGNVANNGRRT; encoded by the coding sequence ATGGCAAACAGTATCTATTCTGTAAACAAGGGAATTAATCTCAGCATAGAATTCCGCGGGTTGAAGGCGCAATATATCTGGTATCTGGCAGCTGGCATGTTAGCAATAATGATACTGTTTGCCATTATGTATGTATGTGGCCTGAACACTTACATATGTCTGGCGATTGCTGGCGGCAGTGGTACTGGGCTTACTGCTAAGGTTTACAAATTAAGTAACACATACGGTGAATTCGGGTTAGCAAAAAAGTGGGCAAGAAAGCAGATTCCAACCTGTATACGTGCGGCTTATAGCCGGAATCTTTTTATGGGCAATTTAAATGTGAGTTATGGAAAGAGTGATGGAGGAAATGTTGCCAATAATGGCCGTA
- a CDS encoding DUF4134 domain-containing protein: MKVKWLNLEQHKRTVLLASTTLLLELVNLSVMAQGQADGKAGIKEASDKVRGYFDTGVDLMYGVGAVVGLIGAVKVYQKWSSGDPDTSRVAASWFGSCIFLVVVATVLKSFFGLN; this comes from the coding sequence ATGAAAGTGAAGTGGTTGAATTTAGAACAACACAAAAGAACAGTGTTGCTTGCCAGTACAACATTGTTACTGGAATTAGTGAATCTCTCTGTCATGGCTCAGGGACAGGCAGATGGAAAAGCTGGCATCAAGGAGGCCAGCGATAAAGTGAGGGGATATTTTGATACCGGCGTAGACCTCATGTACGGTGTAGGCGCGGTCGTTGGATTAATCGGGGCTGTAAAGGTGTATCAAAAATGGTCGAGTGGAGATCCCGATACCTCACGGGTTGCCGCCAGCTGGTTTGGTAGCTGCATTTTCCTTGTTGTTGTAGCCACGGTGTTGAAGAGCTTTTTTGGTCTTAACTGA